In a genomic window of Leucoraja erinacea ecotype New England chromosome 8, Leri_hhj_1, whole genome shotgun sequence:
- the LOC129699318 gene encoding insulinoma-associated protein 1-like, which translates to MPRGFLVKRSRRSTPVSYRIRCHDAAEPPVQLPPAEPSLPAGGAAPEPGGGGQVFGRQELGCPGPPLSSPARPVSCERLYGQRTVSLGSPVTAESFPGPAVAAFSALDRMLLLAAPGGAELGGGGSSSPSPRAGGAAKGGERRNKPPAAAGAAARRAKAARKLAFEDEVTTSPVLGLRIKEALPESEGKTGRAGMGSAHGLGPGRPLGEFICQLCKEEYADPFALAQHKCSRIVRVDYRCPECDKVFSCPANLASHRRWHKPRPPHQPKADGSGEPKVGPGQGTGTRTVTERDSPDPGTALPDCASEDGGHCECCRCGKRFKRQAYLRKHLLAHRAEPPADKLPPGPECHLCGESLAGKGGQERHLRLHAAEVFPCKYCAATFYSSPGLTRHINKCHPSENRQVILLQVPVRPAC; encoded by the coding sequence ATGCCGCGGGGATTCCTGGTGAAGAGGAGCCGCAGATCCACGCCCGTCTCTTACCGTATCCGCTGCCACGATGCTGCCGAGCCCCCGGTGCAGCTTCCGCCAGCGGAGCCATCTCTGCCCGCGGGAGGAGCGGCCCCGGAGCCGGGCGGAGGAGGGCAGGTGTTCGGCCGGCAGGAGCTGGGCTGTCCCGGGCCACCGCTGTCCAGCCCAGCTCGGCCCGTCAGCTGCGAGCGGTTGTACGGCCAGCGGACGGTGAGCCTGGGCTCCCCGGTGACGGCGGAGTCATTCCCGGGCCCGGCGGTCGCCGCATTCAGTGCCCTGGACCGCATGTTGCTGCTGGCCGCTCCGGGCGGCGCCGAGCTGGGCGGCGGCGGCTCTTCCTCGCCGTCTCCCCGGGCAGGAGGCGCCGCCAAGGGGGGCGAGCGCAGGAACAAGCCGCCGGCTGCAGCGGGAGCAGCGGCTCGCCGGGCTAAAGCGGCGAGGAAGCTGGCGTTTGAGGACGAGGTGACCACGTCGCCGGTGCTGGGGCTGCGGATCAAAGAGGCGCTACCGGAGAGCGAGGGGAAGACGGGCCGAGCGGGCATGGGCTCGGCACATGGACTGGGTCCGGGCCGCCCGCTAGGCGAGTTCATCTGCCAACTGTGCAAGGAGGAATACGCCGACCCCTTCGCCCTAGCTCAGCACAAGTGTTCCCGCATCGTGCGTGTCGACTACCGCTGTCCCGAGTGTGACAAGGTGTTCAGCTGCCCGGCTAACCTGGCGTCTCACCGGCGCTGGCACAAGCCCCGACCCCCGCACCAGCCCAAAGCAGACGGCAGCGGGGAGCCCAAAGTGGGTCCGGGGCAAGGAACGGGAACGAGAACGGTAACCGAGCGGGACAGCCCCGACCCCGGCACGGCGCTGCCCGACTGCGCCTCGGAGGACGGCGGGCACTGCGAGTGCTGCCGCTGCGGCAAGAGGTTCAAGCGGCAAGCTTACCTGAGGAAGCACTTGCTGGCTCACCGCGCCGAGCCCCCCGCCGACAAGCTGCCGCCCGGCCCCGAGTGCCACTTGTGCGGGGAGAGTTTGGCCGGCAAAGGTGGGCAGGAACGCCACCTCCGACTGCACGCCGCTGAGGTTTTCCCCTGCAAATACTGCGCGGCCACTTTCTACAGCTCGCCCGGTCTCACCAGGCACATCAA